In one Chelmon rostratus isolate fCheRos1 chromosome 7, fCheRos1.pri, whole genome shotgun sequence genomic region, the following are encoded:
- the kcnj13 gene encoding inward rectifier potassium channel 13, translating to MTTKSNSSVLGGKASSSPLLSSPPRQRLVTKDGHCALRPPVCPSGSWRGATGRAWLLVLQDLWGLLVGLRWRWVLLAFCASFLAHWLLFACLWYLLAHLNGDLAVQDHDAPPQGHVVCVKHITSFTAAFSFSLETQLTIGYGTMFPSGDCPSAIALLAVQMLLGLMLEAFITGAFVAKIARPQKRAGAIEFSPQAVVGQHQGQTCLMLRATNVLQRPLVDVKVSAVLYEEHESQALHQTSLDFHLDHLGQQPCPFFIFPLTFYHPLDRRSPLYPALCEGLSNHFELVVFLSALQEGTGDSCQKRTSYLRQEIQFDRRFVPALGLDARGRYIVTTQHFDTAHSKEPLNKDCVVQINGDGSDRME from the exons ATGACAACCAAATCCAACAGTAGTGTTTTGGGTGGCAaggcttcctcctctcctctcttgtcctctccGCCCCGCCAACGTCTGGTCACTAAAGACGGACATTGTGCCCTTCGTCCACCTGTGTGCCCTTCAGGCTCATGGCGCGGTGCTACGGGCAGAGCCTGGCTGCTTGTCCTGCAGGACCTGTGGGGACTGTTGGTTGGTCTGCGATGGAGATGGGTACTGCTGGCCTTCTGTGCCTCCTTCCTGGCccactggctgctgtttgcctgCCTGTGGTACTTGCTGGCCCACCTCAATGGAGACCTGGCTGTGCAGGATCATGATGCCCCCCCACAGGGGCATGTGGTTTGTGTGAAACACATTACCAGCTTCACTGCCgccttttccttctccttgGAAACACAGCTGACCATCGGCTATGGTACCATGTTCCCCAGTGGGGACTGTCCCAGTGCCATAGCACTGCTGGCTGTGCAGATGCTACTGGGGCTCATGCTCGAAGCATTCATCACAG GTGCATTTGTAGCCAAGATTGCACGTCCCCAGAAGCGTGCAGGAGCCATTGAATTCAGCCCCCAGGCGGTGGTGGGCCAACACCAGGGCCAGACGTGCCTCATGCTACGAGCCACCAATGTGCTGCAGCGACCTCTGGTGGATGTAAAGGTGAGTGCTGTGTTGTATGAGGAGCATGAAAGTCAGGCCCTGCACCAAACCTCCCTGGACTTCCACTTGGATCATCTGGGCCAGCAGCCATGTCCCTTCTTCATCTTCCCGCTCACCTTTTACCACCCCTTGGACCGCCGAAGCCCCCTCTATCCTGCCCTGTGTGAGGGCTTATCCAACCACTTTGAATTGGTGGTATTTCTGTCAGCTTTGCAGGAGGGGACTGGAGACTCCTGCCAGAAGAGAACCTCCTACCTGCGGCAAGAAATCCAGTTTGACCGTCGATTTGTCCCTGCCTTAGGGCTGGATGCTCGAGGGAGATACATTGTCACCACCCAGCACTTCGACACGGCCCACTCAAAGGAGCCTTTGAACAAGGACTGTGTGGTGCAGATCAATGGTGATGGCAGTGACAGGATGGAGTAA